The Dyadobacter sp. 676 DNA window GTTCCCCGCGAGTGCTATGTCAGGTGATTTTGCATGACTTAATCAACAGAAAGCGGTCCGTGTACCCGCCTTCCCCATAAATTCACTAATTTCGGCCCCATTAATCATTACTAGCTTCTGATTCATGGCTGAAATTGCCCCTTCCATACTGGCCGCGGATTTTGCAAACCTGCAACGCGACGTCGAAATGATCAATAGCAGTTCCGCAGGCTACATTCACGTCGACATCATGGACGGTCTGTTCGTGCCCAATATTTCGTTCGGTATTCCCGTTTGCGAAGCCATTCACCGGCACGCCAAAAAGCCCCTGGATGTACATTTGATGATCGAACAGCCCGACCGCTACCTCGAAGCCTTCCGTAATGCGGGCGCCTCGGGGCTGACGGTACACTACGAAGCCTGCCCGCATTTACATAGTACGATCCAGCATATTAAAAAGCTGGGTGCCGAACCGGGCGTGGCACTCAATCCGCATACACCGGTAGAAGTTTTGAGCGAAATCATGGGCGACGTCTCATTGATTCTGATTATGTCGGTAAACCCGGGATTCGGGGGTCAGAAATTCATCGAAAACACTTACCGGAAGATTGCCACGCTTGATGGCTACCGTAAAAAATTCGGCTACAAATTCAAAATAGAGGTCGATGGCGGCGTTAATCTCGACAATGCGCCCCGACTTGTGCACGAGGGCGTGGACATCCTCGTGGCCGGCAGCTTTGTTTTCACTTCGCCCGATCCCGTGCAAACGATCGCCGAGCTGGGCAATAGCTAGCATTCATTTAGCTGACACCAATGAAACTTTCGAAATCGCTGGCCGCCAGATCGCTGGCCGCCAGATCGCTGGTCGGACTTCTGCTGGGTTGCTTGCTTTCGCTGGGATTTGCATTTGAGAACGAGGAGCAGGCCCCGCCCAGGTTCCCGTTGAAGATCAGCCCGAACGGCAGGCATATTACCGACAACCATGGGACGCCCTTCCTGATGGTGGCCGACGTGGCCTGGCAAATGCTTCGGCGGCTTAGCTATGCCGAGGCGGTGCAATACATGGACATCCGCAAGTCGCAGTCGTTCAACACATTTCTGGTTCATTTGCTTCCCGCATTGCCCAATCAGCGGAATTTCAATAAAGTTGCGCCGTTTCTGGATAACAATGACCTCACAAAGCCCAATAAGCCCTATTTCGACTATCTGGAAAAGATCGTTATCGCAGCCGGGGAACGTAACCTTGTGGTGGGTATCGTGGTGTCGCGGCAAAGTTGGAATACGGTTTTCGATGCACAGAAAGAAGATACGTGGAGAAGTTACGGAGCTTATGTAGGCAGGCGTTTTGCCAGGTATCCCAACATCATCTGGATCGTCAGCGAAGAAGAATACCAAAGCGCGTCGCAATTTAAAGCCATTTCGGAGGGCATCCGCGCGGAATCCGACGGGCAGATCGTAGCGTCGCTCAACACATGCTCGCCCACGAGCGTAAACGACAATTCGCACAATCGCCCGGACCTTAAATTCATCATACCCGATTCCACGGTAACCCCGGCCGAATATGCCGCATTAGCCAACTGGCAGAAAAATTCGGCCGAGGCCGCATTGAGGCCATTCCTGATCGCCAATTCGGAATTTCCCAAAGAAATCACCGACCAATCGACGCTGATCCGTAATCAGGCCTATCAGTCGATCCTGAGTTCGGCGGCGGGCTTTTGCCACATGAGCACGATTAAGAATTTCAACCCGACCTGGAAAGTGAACATTACAAAAGACGGGGCAGAATACATTCACCAGCTCGTAAAAATCCTGAAAGGCATTCCGTGGGAATATATGCAGCCCGACACGCCCGATCTGCTCGCGGACTCGCTCGACAAGGCTGAAATAGGCATCGTTTCACTCTCCAACAAGAGGATGGCCATGCTCTACCTTCCGGCCTCCCGACCGGTGCGGCTCGAATTGAAACATTTGCAGGGTACCGAGTTCGGCGCGGTCTGGTACAGTCCCCGGACGGGCAAAAGATGGGCAGGGAAAGATCTGAAAACGGGCGAGGAAGCCATTGTGCAGCCACCCGACTCCCAGCCGGGGTGGGACTGGATCCTGTTGATCGGCGCCAAGCAGTAGATTGACATTTTTTTGTATTATTAATATATTACCAGATATTGAATAGCCGGCCGGTATCTGATTCACCCCATGCATTTAACTCTGAGAAATACTTTTTTTGGCCTCCTGGCGGCGGTTATGCCCTTTTCCGGATATTGCCAGGAAGTTTTGTGGGCCAGCAAGGTATTAGGCTATTCCTCCGAATACAGGCCGTCGCAAATAGGCCACGCCTACCGTTCCAGGCAAATCCTCGGTGTGCCCAGCAAGCTACCCGACTTTGGCGACAGCCCCTGTGCATGGTCGCCTGCTGAGGCCGACGGACGTAACGAAGAATGGATCAAAGTCGGTTTTGATAAAAGCATTCCCTTAAAGCAAATAGCCATTGCCGAAAACTTTAATCCGGGCTCGGTGACGCGCGTGTACGCCTACGACGCTGCGGGCAAGGAGTACCTGGTTTCCGAAATGCCCGCGGCGCAGCAGGCCGTAAAGGGACGCATGCTCCATGTGTTTCCCAAACAGCCAATCCAGGCCAATGCCGTGAAAATCGTGTTGCAGCCCGGCAAAGTCTCGGGTTTCAATCAGATAGACGCGATCGGAATTTCTCCGGATATGACGCCAGTCGAGGCCAAAATCAATTTTGTGGCTACCCAACTGAATAACCGGAAGGAGAATATGGGCAAGGCCATTAACTCCAAAGGCCAGGAAGTAGCGCCGATAATTTCCCCGGATGGCAAGACATTGTATTTCACGCGCAATAACTTCGAAGGGAATATCGGCTCGCCAACAAGTCAGGATGTCTGGTACTCGACGCTGAGCGACAACGGACAATGGTCGGATGCTATAAACATAGGCCCGCCGATCAACAATGCCAGCGAGAATGCCATTACGAGCATTTCTGCCGACGGCAAAACGATTTACCTCATTAACGAGTATAAGCCCGACGGCAGCATGCATTTCGGTTTTTCACGTTCTTTCAAAACCAAGTCGGGATGGTCGTTCCCGCGCCCTTCGAGAATCATAAATCTTGTTAAATCAGCGAAATCCTTCGAAATTGCGGTGTCGCCGTTTGAAAATGTGCTGGTTATGGCGGTTCAGGCCAACGACTCGGAAGGTGGGAAGGATCTTTATATTTCGTTCCTGCAAGAAGACAATACCTGGTCGGAACCGCGGAACCTGGGTAGTGTAATCAATACCGCCGATAATGAAGGGACCCCTTTCCTGGCATTGGACAACAAGACATTATATTTTTCCTCGTCCGGCCATGCAGGTTACGGTGAAGGCGACCTGTTCCTCTCCCGCCGCCTGGACGATACGTGGCTCAACTGGTCGACGCCCCAAAACCTGGGCCCGGCCATCAACTCGCCGCTTTGGGACGCGTTTATCAATATTCCGGCAACCGGAGATTATGCCTACTTCAGCGCCAGCGACAAGGTTTTAGGCCAGGAAGATATTTTCCGGATCCGCATGACGCCCGAGATCAAACCCGACCCGGTAGCGGTGGTCAGCGGCAATGTGTTTGAAGCGGAGAGTACGAAACCGGTCAAATCGGAAATTGCGGCGGATATCATCGCCAAAAACACTTCTTTCGCAAAAGCCAGTTTCGACCCTGAAACCGGTGAATACCGTTTGATACTCCCTTTGAAGGAGGTCTACCGCATTTCGGCTTCCGGGGAGGGATATTTTCCGGTTTCGGAAGATCTCGACCTGAGCGGAGAAACCGGCTTCCGTACAATCCGGAAAAACATCTACCTGCAACCGATCAGGGCCGGGCAGCAGATCAGGCTGAGCAATACGATGTTCACCCAAAGCAGCGCGGAAGTAATTCCATCGTCCTACGCGGAGTTGGACCGTATCGTGGAAACCATGAAAAGTTATCCTGCAATGGAAATATTGCTGGAAGGCCACACCGATAATCAGGGGGAGGTGCAAAAAAACATCAAACTCGCTGCCGACCGGGTGGAGCAGGTAAAGAAATACCTGCTGTCCAAGGGTATCGACGGCAAACGCATCCAGACCAAAGCCTGGGGTCCGGCACGCCCGATAGCCAGCAACCTCACCGAACAAACGCGCCAGAAGAACCGCAGAGTAGAGTTTACGATTCTTAAAATCTAAAAAATATCCTATAACGGGAAATTTCGTTATTTTCGCGGCATCTCGATATGTTCAACCGGAGCTTGTCTTTGCGGATAAGCGGAAACATCCATCATCAGCGAACGCAATAATGTCTCCCAACCATACCAAAGAAACCCTGCGGTCACGGCTTATACTCTCCCTTATTCTTGTCGCGGGCCTTGCTTTAAGGCTTTATAATCTCGATCGTTACAGTATTTTCTTCGATGAAGTGAGCACATTGCTCGTGAGCCAGGGCATTGTGTTGGAAGGGGCCAATCAGAAAGAAGTCTTCGCTACCCGTGAACTGGCCGATTCCCGGTTCTGGACAACACCGGCACATCCGCCGAAACAGGTGCTCAGGACCTTCACGGCAAATGAAATCTACCATCCCAAAACATTTACGCCTGCCGAATTCTGGGCTCCGAAGACCATTCAGGACTACTACGAAGCCATGACGCGTAGCGATATCGGGAACAGTCCGTTCTACTACGCGCTGCTGCACCCGTGGATCGACCTGTTCGGCTTTTCCGACTTTTCCATCCGGTTTTTCTCCGTCATTTTCAGCGTATCGATCATCGGATTGACGTACCTTTTCGCAAGAAGGTTTTTCGGCATTAACACCGCGTTGATAGCAGCCGTAATCACGGCTATCGAGCCATTCTTCATTGCTTACAGCCACCAGGCGCGCAACTATTCGCTGACATTCTTTCTGACGCTCGCGGCGACTTATTTCTTTTTACAAATTGTTGAAAACAAAGCCGGTAAGCGAAAAACATTGTGGCTTTACGTCGGTTACATATTCACGGCCGGACTGGGGTTACTCAGTCATTTTCTGGTCATTTCGGTACTCCTGGCGCACGCATTATATGCATTATTTTTCCTGAGAACGCTCAAAGGCTGGATCCGAATGGCCATCACGGCGGTATTCACGCTTTCGGGTGTAACCTGGTGGCTGATGTTCGGCGGAGGTGTTTATACTTTGTCTTCCCTGCAGCATCAGGCCGACCTTTATCGTCGGATGGCGGAGACCGGTGAACAAACGTTCGGCAACATCCTGCCCGCAACGCCGCTCAATGTATTCAATAAATCGCTACCCGTTTTCACCGACCTGGTTATTTTCACCAACGGTCTTACAGACGCGTTAGGGGGAAAAAAGAATGTCGCCGTCGCTTTGCTGGCAGCATTGATTCTTATTTGCTGGTACAGATTCAAAAACAAAATCAACGCGCCTGCGTGGCTGACACCCCGTTTCCCATATTTGCTGATCATTGTAGCCGGATTCTTTTACAGCAACCACAAGCTACAATTCAGCATTCTGAGTGTCAGCCTGTTTGCATTGTCATTCATTCCGGATCTGCATAAAAATGCGGGCCGCGAACAGCGCAGCCGACTATGGCTGCTTTACATGATGGCCCTCATACCGACATTGTTCCTGATCCTGATGTCGTTCAAGAACGGGCATACCTACGGCATTACGCAGCGCTATTCGGGGTTTTCATTTCCCTATGTGATTATTCTGCTGAGCCTTCTGCTTCAATTCTATGCTACTTTGCAAGCGGAATTCCGCGTACTCATTTTTGTATTCCTGGCGGCCCAGCTCTATTTCGTAGCGCAACGGCTCAATGAGTTCTACGAGGACCGGTCGCCCAAATACGGCTACTTTGCGGTCCCCCGTGTACCGAACCCCTATATCGAAGCGGCGAGGAAGATCGAGGCAACCTATCAGCCAGGCGATACCGTTTACTACCCGGCTCCCCGCTATGAAATCACGTCCGAAATGGACAGGACCTTCCTGCCCTATTCGATCCACGACGCCCAGATTACCAACCTTTATTTCCCGAAGGACGCGCAGTATGTGCAGGCGATGGATACCACTCAGACAGAGCGGATATGGATCAAAAAACAAGGTCGGCCCGAACCGCTGGAAATCATGAAACTGACCGGCAAACGTTACGGTTTTGAGTAAGCGGCAAGGTTGTTTTGGCAGAGTCGTCCAATAAGATTTCGTATATTGCGGACTTAAAACCGGACGTCTGGCCGTTATTTTGCAGGCAATTCCTTACATCGACATACAACATCAGGCATGACAGCAGAAGAGATTTTGAAAGACCCGAAACAGCTGAGCGGCGAACTTCGCCTGAAAATACTGGGGCTCTACCATCAGGCCAATGCGGGCCACATCGGTTGCTCCCTTAGCTGCATTGACCTGATGATCGCGGTCCTTTTTCTCCAAAAATCGGCCGACGATACCTTCATTCTTTCCAAAGGCCACGCCGCTGCCGCGCTTTACGCGTGCCTGAATACCCTTGGCGAAATTACGGACGAAGAGCTGGATACATTTTACCTCGACGGCACCACGTTGCCTGCCCACCCTGCGCCGCGCCAGTACAAAGGCATTCCTTTTGCGACGGGCTCGCTGGGCCACGGGCTGCCTATCGCTACGGGCATTGCCCACGCTGCGAAGGTTTCCGGCGACGCAACGTATTCGTTTACGTTGCTGTCTGACGGAGAAACCAACGAAGGCACAACCTGGGAAGCTGCCCATTACGCGATCCAGAACCAGCTCGATAACCTGATCATGCTCATCGACAAGAACGGCCTGCAGGGTTTCGGCTTTACCGACAAGGTACTCGGAGAAACCGCTTCCGTTGAAAAATGGAAGGCGATCGGCTTCGAAACGGTGGAAGTGGACGGCCACGACATTATGGCTGTCAGCGCGGCTATCAGCGGGTTGAAGGAGCACAGGAATGGCCTGCCCAAAGCGATTATTGCCAACACTGTGAAAGGAAAAGGGGTTTCTTATATGGAAAACAAATTGGAATGGCATTACCTACCCATGAATAAAGACCAGTATGAGCAAGCTACGCTGGAAGTAAAGGAACGTTATCTTAATGAATTGACGAATGCTTGATCATTTACCGGTTTACCGCGATAAAATAGAGAAGTTAAAAGGGCCGGTTTTTGTTTTCGGCGCCAGCGGCTTCATCGGCGCCAATCTTTTCAATGATATATTTAAAATCCGGAAGGATTGCTACGCGGTAACGCACGATGCTACCAAAGCATGGCGCCTGAAACTCCTGAATGTACCGTTTGAAAACATCATTCACTGCGACATTCTTTCCAACAATTCGGTTCAGGAGGTATTTGAAAAGTACAAACCGCAAACGATTTTCAACCTTGCGGCTTACGGAGCTTACAGCAAGCAGAATAATGTGAACCTGACCTACGAGACGAACGTGCTCGGCACGGTGAATATTCTGCAAAACTGCACAAAGGATATGGTTTACATCCATGCCGGAAGCAGCTCCGAGTACGGCTTCAACTGCACCTCGCCTAAAGAAACCGACCGCGTCGAGCCGAACAGCCATTATGCGGTTTCCAAAGTTTCGGCGGCGTATTTGCTCGAATATTACGCGAAAGTAGCGGGGCTTAAAACGCTCAATCTGCGCCTGTATTCGATTTATGGCTACTGGGAGGAACCCGACCGGCTGATCCCCCGCCTGATCGAGAATGCCCGTAAAAAAGGGTTGCCTTCCCTGGTATCACCCGATATCAGTCGTGATTTTGTGTTTGTGGAAGATTGCGTGGAGGCCTTTTTGGATGCGGCATTGAAGATCGACAACGAAAAATCCGGGCGCTCCTACAATATTGCCACCGGCCGCAAAACGACGATGGGCGACCTCGTGGACGTAACCCGCCGCGCATTTGCTATTGCGAAGGAACCGGAATGGGGCAGCATGTCGAACCGCAAATGGGACCTTGCCGAATGGTATGGCGATCCATCCGCGTTCGAAAACGATTTCGGCTGGAAAGCCCGGACATCGCTCGAAGACGGCCTGGTACGTTACAGTCAATGGCAGGATGCCGTGCAATACGAAGCGCGCGTGATCCCTGCGTTCGAAAATCCGAAGCTCAATCCGATCATCACGGCCATTATTGCGTGTTACAAGGACGCCCAGGCGATCCCGTTCATGTACGAAAGGCTTGTGAAGACTTTCAATGAGCTGAAAGTACGCTACGAGATCATTTTCGTAAACGACAACTCCCCTGATAACCAGGAGGAAGTGATCAACGCGATCTGTGACAAAGACCCTAACGTGGTAGGAATCAGCCACTCGCGGAACTTCGGCTCCCAATCGGCATTCCTGAGCGGGATGGAAATCGCTACCGGCGATTGCGTGGTGTTGATGGACGGCGATTTGCAAGACCCGCCCGAGATTATACCGGCATTCTACGAAAAATGGATGGAAGGCTACGATGTGGTGTATGGCGTGCGCGTGCAGCGGGAGATGAAACCGCATATCCATTTCTTCTACAAATCGTTTTACAAGGTATTCCAGGGCCTGAGCTATATTCCGATCCCGCGCGATGCCGGCGATTTCTCGATGATCGACCGCAAAGTGGTGAAGGAGCTTGTGGACCTGCCCGAAACAGAGCAATTCCTGCGCGGCTTGCGCGCCTGGGTAGGTTTTAAACAAACCGGAGTCCCCTACGTGCGTCCGGAGAGGATGTTCGGCGTTTCGACCAACAACTGGACGAAGAATATCTGGTGGGCTAAAAAGGCGATCTTCTCGTTCAGTTTTGCGCCGCTGGAATTGATGAGCTATGCGGGATTCGGCCTTACGGCCCTGTCCATTCTGGGGATTATCTGGCAGATACTCGCCAAATTCTTTTTCTTCCCCGATACGCCGAGAGGCCTCAGTACCGTGATTATCCTGATAGTCTTCTTCGGCGGGCTTACGATTCTGGGTATTTCGTTTTTGGGAGAATATATTGCGAAGATATTCGAGGAAACTAAAAAGCGGCCCAAATACATCCGCACCCGGATACGCCGCGGTCCGAAGGCCTATAAAACCGCCGATGAGATCCGGGCTTTGGTGAAACAATTGAGAAAGTGATAAATTGCATGGTTTCAGCCAATTAGGCGATAATCATTTAAGTTAAGCAATCAACCGGCGTAGCGCCCACTTAACGATGAGAAAAGAATTTTCAACAGCCATAGAAGAGCTCGCAACGGAAGACGACTCGGTCATTTTCATTACGGGCGATCTTGGATATAACGCATTGGAAAATTTGCAGGCCAAAATGGGCAAGCGGTTTATCAATGCCGGTGTGGCGGAGCAGAATATGGTGGGTGTAGCCGCCGGGTTCGCACACAAAGGATATAAAGTATTCTGTTACAGCATCGCGCCATTTATCGTATACCGCTGTTTAGAGCAATTCCGCAACGATGTATGTTTCAACAACTTGCCTGTATTCCTGGTAGGTAATGGCGGCGGTTACGGGTATGGTATCATGGGGAGCAGCCACCATACCATCGAAGACCTGGCATGCCTGAGCGGCCAGCAGAATGCCCAGGTATGGGTACCTGCCTTCGCCGACGAGGTGGTACCGGTTGTGCGGCAAATCGCCGCCGATGCCCGCCCCGCGTACCTGCGCCTCGGAGCGGGTAAAACCACTCCTCCGAACAGTTATCTCACGGGGTCGTTTAAAGTAATACATCAGCCGGCAAATGCCGAAATGACAGTTTTTGCATTAGGCCCGATCGCCAATAATGTGCTGTCGGCGCTGGGGCTCGCCCCGGAGCTGGCCGGGAAAGTGAATCTAGTTACTGCATTACATTTCCCCCTCGAACTGACGGACGAACTGGTCACGCTGGTTAAAAAAGCACCGGCGATCCTCGTCGCCGAGGAGCACATCAGCACCGGCGGTCTGGCTCAGCAGCTTTCGGTCCAATTGCTGGAAAAAGGCATTTTTCCTTCGGTATTTAAAAGTCTGAAAGCGGAAGGCTACCCCAATAGCCGCTATGGCAGCCAAAGCTATCATCAGAAACTTTCCGGGCTTGACGCGGATTCGATCTTGTCGAGCATCAGCCAACTAATGATCACGGCATGACGAAAAAGGCTTTCACCATTATTCTGAGCCTGATCCTGCTGTTACCCGTCGCCATTTACTTCACGGTCTGGGATTACTATGCCATTAACATCCCCAAATGGGACGACCATGCGCTGAAAAACTTCATCGCCGAATATGCGCAGGCCGGCGACTGGCAGGGAAAAATCCGCGCGCTTTTCAAGCAGCATAACGAACACCGCATTGCTCTCACCAGGCTCTTTGCGTGGATCGATTACGCCGTTTTGGGGCACCTCAACTACCGACACTTGATGACCGCCGGCAACATATTGCTTCTGGCGGCTATTCCGCTTTGGTATGATCTGCTTAAAAAGAACAAAAAGCCGCTTTTTGCATTGGTACCCATCCCATTCCTGTGGATGACGCTGGCATTTTGGGAAAATATGTACTGGGGTATGGCTGCGGTGCAAAATCTCGGGGTTGTCACCCTTGTGCTCTGGACGC harbors:
- a CDS encoding transketolase; this translates as MRKEFSTAIEELATEDDSVIFITGDLGYNALENLQAKMGKRFINAGVAEQNMVGVAAGFAHKGYKVFCYSIAPFIVYRCLEQFRNDVCFNNLPVFLVGNGGGYGYGIMGSSHHTIEDLACLSGQQNAQVWVPAFADEVVPVVRQIAADARPAYLRLGAGKTTPPNSYLTGSFKVIHQPANAEMTVFALGPIANNVLSALGLAPELAGKVNLVTALHFPLELTDELVTLVKKAPAILVAEEHISTGGLAQQLSVQLLEKGIFPSVFKSLKAEGYPNSRYGSQSYHQKLSGLDADSILSSISQLMITA
- a CDS encoding DUF4038 domain-containing protein; protein product: MKLSKSLAARSLAARSLVGLLLGCLLSLGFAFENEEQAPPRFPLKISPNGRHITDNHGTPFLMVADVAWQMLRRLSYAEAVQYMDIRKSQSFNTFLVHLLPALPNQRNFNKVAPFLDNNDLTKPNKPYFDYLEKIVIAAGERNLVVGIVVSRQSWNTVFDAQKEDTWRSYGAYVGRRFARYPNIIWIVSEEEYQSASQFKAISEGIRAESDGQIVASLNTCSPTSVNDNSHNRPDLKFIIPDSTVTPAEYAALANWQKNSAEAALRPFLIANSEFPKEITDQSTLIRNQAYQSILSSAAGFCHMSTIKNFNPTWKVNITKDGAEYIHQLVKILKGIPWEYMQPDTPDLLADSLDKAEIGIVSLSNKRMAMLYLPASRPVRLELKHLQGTEFGAVWYSPRTGKRWAGKDLKTGEEAIVQPPDSQPGWDWILLIGAKQ
- a CDS encoding transketolase; the protein is MTAEEILKDPKQLSGELRLKILGLYHQANAGHIGCSLSCIDLMIAVLFLQKSADDTFILSKGHAAAALYACLNTLGEITDEELDTFYLDGTTLPAHPAPRQYKGIPFATGSLGHGLPIATGIAHAAKVSGDATYSFTLLSDGETNEGTTWEAAHYAIQNQLDNLIMLIDKNGLQGFGFTDKVLGETASVEKWKAIGFETVEVDGHDIMAVSAAISGLKEHRNGLPKAIIANTVKGKGVSYMENKLEWHYLPMNKDQYEQATLEVKERYLNELTNA
- a CDS encoding NAD-dependent epimerase/dehydratase family protein yields the protein MLDHLPVYRDKIEKLKGPVFVFGASGFIGANLFNDIFKIRKDCYAVTHDATKAWRLKLLNVPFENIIHCDILSNNSVQEVFEKYKPQTIFNLAAYGAYSKQNNVNLTYETNVLGTVNILQNCTKDMVYIHAGSSSEYGFNCTSPKETDRVEPNSHYAVSKVSAAYLLEYYAKVAGLKTLNLRLYSIYGYWEEPDRLIPRLIENARKKGLPSLVSPDISRDFVFVEDCVEAFLDAALKIDNEKSGRSYNIATGRKTTMGDLVDVTRRAFAIAKEPEWGSMSNRKWDLAEWYGDPSAFENDFGWKARTSLEDGLVRYSQWQDAVQYEARVIPAFENPKLNPIITAIIACYKDAQAIPFMYERLVKTFNELKVRYEIIFVNDNSPDNQEEVINAICDKDPNVVGISHSRNFGSQSAFLSGMEIATGDCVVLMDGDLQDPPEIIPAFYEKWMEGYDVVYGVRVQREMKPHIHFFYKSFYKVFQGLSYIPIPRDAGDFSMIDRKVVKELVDLPETEQFLRGLRAWVGFKQTGVPYVRPERMFGVSTNNWTKNIWWAKKAIFSFSFAPLELMSYAGFGLTALSILGIIWQILAKFFFFPDTPRGLSTVIILIVFFGGLTILGISFLGEYIAKIFEETKKRPKYIRTRIRRGPKAYKTADEIRALVKQLRK
- a CDS encoding glycosyltransferase family 39 protein, with product MSPNHTKETLRSRLILSLILVAGLALRLYNLDRYSIFFDEVSTLLVSQGIVLEGANQKEVFATRELADSRFWTTPAHPPKQVLRTFTANEIYHPKTFTPAEFWAPKTIQDYYEAMTRSDIGNSPFYYALLHPWIDLFGFSDFSIRFFSVIFSVSIIGLTYLFARRFFGINTALIAAVITAIEPFFIAYSHQARNYSLTFFLTLAATYFFLQIVENKAGKRKTLWLYVGYIFTAGLGLLSHFLVISVLLAHALYALFFLRTLKGWIRMAITAVFTLSGVTWWLMFGGGVYTLSSLQHQADLYRRMAETGEQTFGNILPATPLNVFNKSLPVFTDLVIFTNGLTDALGGKKNVAVALLAALILICWYRFKNKINAPAWLTPRFPYLLIIVAGFFYSNHKLQFSILSVSLFALSFIPDLHKNAGREQRSRLWLLYMMALIPTLFLILMSFKNGHTYGITQRYSGFSFPYVIILLSLLLQFYATLQAEFRVLIFVFLAAQLYFVAQRLNEFYEDRSPKYGYFAVPRVPNPYIEAARKIEATYQPGDTVYYPAPRYEITSEMDRTFLPYSIHDAQITNLYFPKDAQYVQAMDTTQTERIWIKKQGRPEPLEIMKLTGKRYGFE
- a CDS encoding OmpA family protein: MHLTLRNTFFGLLAAVMPFSGYCQEVLWASKVLGYSSEYRPSQIGHAYRSRQILGVPSKLPDFGDSPCAWSPAEADGRNEEWIKVGFDKSIPLKQIAIAENFNPGSVTRVYAYDAAGKEYLVSEMPAAQQAVKGRMLHVFPKQPIQANAVKIVLQPGKVSGFNQIDAIGISPDMTPVEAKINFVATQLNNRKENMGKAINSKGQEVAPIISPDGKTLYFTRNNFEGNIGSPTSQDVWYSTLSDNGQWSDAINIGPPINNASENAITSISADGKTIYLINEYKPDGSMHFGFSRSFKTKSGWSFPRPSRIINLVKSAKSFEIAVSPFENVLVMAVQANDSEGGKDLYISFLQEDNTWSEPRNLGSVINTADNEGTPFLALDNKTLYFSSSGHAGYGEGDLFLSRRLDDTWLNWSTPQNLGPAINSPLWDAFINIPATGDYAYFSASDKVLGQEDIFRIRMTPEIKPDPVAVVSGNVFEAESTKPVKSEIAADIIAKNTSFAKASFDPETGEYRLILPLKEVYRISASGEGYFPVSEDLDLSGETGFRTIRKNIYLQPIRAGQQIRLSNTMFTQSSAEVIPSSYAELDRIVETMKSYPAMEILLEGHTDNQGEVQKNIKLAADRVEQVKKYLLSKGIDGKRIQTKAWGPARPIASNLTEQTRQKNRRVEFTILKI
- the rpe gene encoding ribulose-phosphate 3-epimerase, whose translation is MAEIAPSILAADFANLQRDVEMINSSSAGYIHVDIMDGLFVPNISFGIPVCEAIHRHAKKPLDVHLMIEQPDRYLEAFRNAGASGLTVHYEACPHLHSTIQHIKKLGAEPGVALNPHTPVEVLSEIMGDVSLILIMSVNPGFGGQKFIENTYRKIATLDGYRKKFGYKFKIEVDGGVNLDNAPRLVHEGVDILVAGSFVFTSPDPVQTIAELGNS